A region from the Amycolatopsis camponoti genome encodes:
- a CDS encoding EamA family transporter, producing the protein MPTRDRLLAVLVAVLWGLNFLAIHATLGQFPPVFAGALRFAVIAVPTILFVPWPKVKVRHLLGYGLGFGTGQFAFLFIAMDTGMPTGLASLVLQASAPFTVLLGAVFLRERVTPHQLAGIALAVAGMVAIAWQQSGHAALLPMVLTLLAALSWAFGNLSTRKAEPDNPLHFTLWMSVVPPLPMFALSLVMEGPAAQWRSLTTLGTPTGLTALGGLAYVVLIGTVVGSGLWTTLMRRNPAGVVSPFSLLVPVVGLTASFVFLGERPTGLEIGAAAVVIAGVLLGSLRFTRKREPELVTV; encoded by the coding sequence ATGCCCACCCGTGACCGCCTGCTCGCCGTGCTCGTCGCCGTGCTCTGGGGCCTGAACTTCCTCGCCATCCACGCCACGCTCGGCCAGTTCCCGCCGGTGTTCGCGGGCGCGCTGCGGTTCGCCGTCATCGCCGTGCCGACGATCCTGTTCGTGCCGTGGCCGAAGGTGAAGGTGCGGCACCTGCTCGGCTACGGCCTCGGCTTCGGCACCGGGCAGTTCGCGTTCCTGTTCATCGCGATGGACACCGGGATGCCGACCGGGCTCGCGTCGCTGGTGCTGCAGGCGTCGGCGCCGTTCACGGTGCTGCTCGGCGCCGTCTTCCTGCGTGAACGCGTCACGCCGCACCAGCTGGCCGGCATCGCGCTGGCCGTCGCCGGGATGGTCGCGATCGCGTGGCAGCAGTCCGGGCACGCGGCCCTGCTGCCGATGGTCCTGACGCTGCTGGCCGCGCTGAGCTGGGCGTTCGGCAACCTCAGCACGCGCAAGGCCGAGCCGGACAACCCGTTGCACTTCACGCTGTGGATGTCGGTGGTGCCGCCGCTACCGATGTTCGCGCTTTCGCTGGTCATGGAGGGCCCGGCCGCGCAGTGGCGCTCGCTGACGACGCTCGGGACGCCGACCGGGCTGACCGCGCTGGGCGGGCTGGCCTACGTCGTGCTGATCGGCACGGTCGTCGGGTCCGGCCTGTGGACGACGCTGATGCGGCGCAACCCGGCGGGCGTGGTTTCGCCGTTTTCGCTGCTCGTGCCGGTGGTCGGTCTGACGGCGTCGTTCGTCTTCCTCGGCGAGCGGCCGACCGGGCTGGAGATCGGCGCGGCCGCCGTCGTGATCGCCGGGGTGCTGCTGGGCTCCCTGCGGTTCACGCGCAAGCGCGAACCCGAGCTCGTCACGGTCTAG
- a CDS encoding DedA family protein: MHIDQWLEAIPPLSVYLIVGAVIMIESLGIPLPGEIVLVSAALLASQHSNLSPLWIGILASAGAIIGDSIGYLIGKTGGQRLFAWAGRKFPKHFGPTHLANAERIFDKRGVWAVFLGRFIAFLRILAGPLAGSLKMHYPKFLMANAAGGIVWAGGTTALVYYLGVVAEKWLGNFSKYGLVAAIVIGVVVFFVMKKRLGKKHDEEEKQEVSEPTA, from the coding sequence GTGCACATCGACCAATGGCTGGAGGCGATCCCGCCGCTTTCGGTGTACCTGATCGTCGGCGCGGTGATCATGATCGAAAGCCTCGGCATTCCGCTGCCGGGCGAGATCGTGCTGGTCAGCGCCGCTTTGCTCGCTTCGCAGCACAGCAACCTGAGTCCGCTGTGGATCGGCATCCTGGCCAGCGCCGGCGCCATCATCGGCGACAGCATCGGGTACCTGATCGGAAAGACCGGTGGTCAACGGCTGTTCGCCTGGGCCGGCCGGAAATTCCCGAAGCATTTCGGCCCGACGCACCTCGCCAACGCCGAACGGATCTTCGACAAACGCGGCGTGTGGGCCGTCTTCCTGGGCCGCTTCATCGCGTTCCTGCGCATCCTCGCCGGCCCGCTCGCCGGGTCGCTCAAGATGCACTACCCGAAGTTCCTGATGGCGAACGCGGCCGGCGGCATCGTGTGGGCCGGCGGCACCACGGCCCTCGTCTACTACCTCGGCGTCGTCGCCGAAAAGTGGCTCGGCAACTTCTCCAAGTACGGCCTGGTCGCCGCCATCGTGATCGGCGTCGTCGTCTTCTTCGTGATGAAGAAGCGGCTCGGCAAGAAGCACGACGAAGAAGAGAAGCAGGAAGTCAGCGAGCCGACCGCCTAG
- a CDS encoding SDR family oxidoreductase: MQVTVLGATGRTGIHVVRLLAARGHQVRAGLRSRRRADVLRDEPARPVVADVTADRDDLVEALKDSDVVINTIGAPDPEPESVNLVDRDGAIAAIRAAEVAGVSRFIQLSAQFADSPDQGDRLVRSILLAKQVSDSVLQKSALTWTIVRPGTLTDGPATGRVKVAGHLEPGRITRRDVAAVLVGVLGEPLTENRGFDVVSGDFPVAPALATLE; encoded by the coding sequence ATGCAGGTCACCGTGCTGGGCGCGACGGGACGAACCGGGATCCACGTCGTCCGCCTGCTCGCGGCCCGAGGTCACCAGGTCCGTGCCGGCCTGAGAAGCCGCAGACGGGCCGACGTCCTCCGCGACGAGCCCGCCCGGCCCGTCGTAGCCGACGTCACCGCCGATCGTGACGACCTCGTCGAGGCCCTCAAGGACTCCGACGTCGTCATCAACACCATCGGGGCACCCGATCCGGAACCCGAATCGGTGAACCTCGTCGACCGGGACGGGGCCATCGCCGCCATCCGGGCCGCCGAAGTCGCCGGGGTTTCGCGGTTCATCCAGCTCTCCGCCCAGTTCGCCGACTCCCCGGACCAGGGCGACCGCCTGGTCCGGTCGATCCTGCTCGCCAAGCAGGTTTCCGACAGCGTCCTGCAGAAGTCCGCGCTGACCTGGACCATCGTCCGGCCCGGGACGCTCACCGACGGCCCCGCCACCGGCCGCGTCAAGGTGGCGGGCCACCTCGAACCCGGGCGGATCACCCGGCGGGACGTCGCCGCCGTGCTCGTCGGGGTGCTCGGGGAGCCGCTCACCGAAAACCGCGGCTTCGACGTCGTTTCCGGGGATTTCCCGGTGGCCCCCGCCCTCGCCACGCTCGAGTGA
- a CDS encoding RNA polymerase sigma factor, producing the protein MNPELLRSLAPQVLAALVRRYGDFESCEDAVQEALLAASQQWPSSGIPDHPKGWLITTASRRRIEQWRSETARQRREESVALAEPPGPAPVGVDDTLTLLLLCCHPSLTQPSQVALTLRAVGGLTTAEIARAFLVPEATIGQRISRAKQKLRGERLTRDGGPERLAAVLQVLYLIYTEGHTASSGDELNRVELTTEAIRLVRQLSAELPHDGEVTGLLALMLLTEARRPARVDGAGALVPLAEQDRSRWNPRLVEEGVSLITGALSTAPVGPYQLQAAIAAVHDEAASAAETDWAQILTLYDLLRVVAPGPMVTLNRVVAFAQVHGPSAGLAELADTELTEHHRVDAVRAHLLELAGDAAGAREAYLAAAQRTLSLPEQEYLRSRAAGLTGN; encoded by the coding sequence GTGAACCCCGAGCTGCTGCGTTCGCTCGCCCCGCAGGTCCTGGCGGCGCTGGTCCGGCGGTACGGCGACTTCGAGTCCTGCGAGGACGCCGTTCAGGAGGCGCTGCTGGCGGCATCGCAGCAGTGGCCGTCGTCCGGGATCCCGGACCACCCGAAGGGCTGGCTGATCACGACGGCGTCCCGGCGGCGCATCGAGCAGTGGCGCAGCGAGACCGCCCGGCAACGGCGCGAGGAGAGCGTGGCGCTGGCCGAGCCGCCCGGCCCCGCGCCGGTCGGAGTCGACGACACGCTGACGTTGCTGCTGCTCTGCTGCCACCCGTCGCTGACCCAGCCGTCCCAGGTGGCGCTGACGCTGCGTGCGGTCGGCGGCCTGACGACGGCGGAGATCGCCCGCGCGTTCCTCGTGCCGGAGGCCACGATCGGCCAGCGGATCAGCCGCGCCAAGCAGAAACTCCGCGGCGAGCGCCTCACCCGGGACGGGGGTCCGGAGCGCCTGGCGGCGGTGCTGCAGGTGCTGTACCTGATCTACACGGAGGGCCACACGGCCAGTTCGGGCGACGAGCTGAACCGCGTCGAGCTGACGACGGAGGCGATCCGCCTGGTCCGGCAGCTGAGCGCGGAGTTGCCGCACGACGGCGAGGTGACCGGACTCCTGGCGTTGATGCTCCTGACCGAAGCCCGCCGCCCGGCCCGCGTCGACGGTGCGGGTGCCCTGGTCCCGCTGGCCGAGCAGGACCGGAGCCGGTGGAATCCACGGCTCGTCGAAGAGGGTGTTTCGCTGATCACGGGCGCGTTGTCGACGGCACCGGTGGGGCCGTACCAGCTCCAGGCGGCGATCGCGGCGGTCCACGACGAGGCGGCGTCGGCGGCGGAGACGGACTGGGCGCAGATCCTCACGCTGTACGACCTGCTGCGCGTGGTGGCGCCGGGGCCGATGGTGACGTTGAACCGGGTGGTGGCGTTCGCGCAGGTCCACGGGCCATCGGCCGGGTTGGCGGAGCTGGCGGACACCGAGTTGACGGAGCACCACCGGGTCGACGCCGTGCGGGCGCACCTGCTGGAGCTGGCGGGTGACGCGGCCGGGGCGCGGGAGGCTTACCTGGCCGCTGCCCAGCGGACCTTGAGCCTGCCCGAGCAGGAGTACCTGCGATCGCGGGCCGCCGGGCTGACCGGCAACTGA
- a CDS encoding YciI family protein, protein MKYVVLIYGNPESRAAWEGMSDEQQAAGLAYYQQLNDDLDASGERVVSERLAFPELSTRVSVGERGRTTTDGPFAEAKEFLAGFYVLDCDSRERAVEIAARIPEAAFGVVEVRPVMGLR, encoded by the coding sequence GTGAAGTACGTGGTCCTGATCTACGGCAACCCCGAGTCGCGCGCGGCCTGGGAGGGCATGAGCGACGAGCAGCAGGCCGCCGGGCTCGCCTACTACCAGCAGCTCAACGACGACCTCGACGCGTCCGGCGAGCGCGTCGTCTCCGAACGGCTCGCCTTCCCGGAGCTGTCCACGCGGGTCAGCGTGGGCGAGCGCGGCAGGACGACGACCGATGGCCCGTTCGCCGAGGCCAAGGAGTTCCTCGCCGGCTTCTACGTGCTCGACTGCGACAGCCGCGAACGCGCCGTCGAGATCGCCGCGCGGATCCCCGAAGCAGCGTTCGGCGTGGTCGAAGTGCGGCCGGTGATGGGGCTGCGGTGA
- a CDS encoding ABC transporter ATP-binding protein, producing MTRPAGDVLLEVSDLKVHFPIKSGIVFDRTVGHVYAVDGVDLSIRRGETYGLVGESGCGKSTLGRAILRLSEPTAGSVVFDGTDVAKLKGEELRKARRRMQMIFQDPLSSLDPRQSVESILVEGMHAHGLDKDKEATQRRLRQLLAAVGLPETALRKYPHEFSGGQRQRIGIARALAVEPDLIVADEPVSALDVSVQAQVVNLLEDLQDQLGLTYVVIAHDLAVVRHISDRIGVMYLGALVEETDADSLYREPLHPYTRALLSAIPVPDPQVEDTREQILLAGDLPSPANPPSGCRFHTRCPWKQASLCDTDRPQLREIGGGHRVACHYAEDIRDGRIQPHEVKPELVELTGALNPDLGPPDIGTSAEIL from the coding sequence ATGACCCGTCCTGCTGGCGACGTGCTGCTCGAGGTCAGCGACCTCAAGGTGCACTTCCCGATCAAGAGCGGGATCGTGTTCGACCGGACGGTCGGCCACGTCTACGCGGTCGACGGTGTCGACCTGTCCATCCGCCGCGGCGAGACCTACGGCCTGGTGGGCGAGTCCGGGTGCGGCAAGTCCACGCTGGGCCGGGCGATCCTGCGGCTCAGCGAGCCGACCGCCGGCTCGGTGGTCTTCGACGGCACCGACGTCGCCAAGCTGAAGGGTGAGGAACTGCGGAAGGCCCGGCGCCGGATGCAGATGATCTTCCAGGACCCGCTGTCCAGTTTGGACCCCCGGCAGTCGGTGGAGTCGATCCTCGTCGAGGGCATGCACGCGCACGGCCTCGACAAGGACAAGGAAGCCACCCAGCGGCGGCTGCGGCAGCTGCTGGCCGCGGTCGGCCTCCCGGAGACGGCGCTGCGGAAGTACCCGCACGAGTTCTCGGGCGGGCAGCGCCAGCGCATCGGCATCGCGCGGGCGCTGGCCGTGGAGCCGGACCTGATCGTCGCCGACGAGCCGGTGTCCGCGCTGGACGTCTCGGTGCAGGCCCAGGTGGTCAACCTGCTGGAGGACCTGCAGGACCAGCTCGGCCTGACGTACGTGGTGATCGCGCACGACCTCGCGGTGGTGCGGCACATCTCCGACCGCATCGGCGTGATGTACCTGGGCGCGCTGGTCGAGGAGACCGACGCGGACTCGCTGTACCGCGAACCGCTGCACCCGTACACGCGGGCGCTGCTGTCGGCGATCCCGGTGCCGGACCCGCAGGTCGAGGACACCCGTGAGCAGATCCTGCTCGCGGGCGACCTGCCTTCGCCGGCGAACCCGCCGTCGGGCTGCCGCTTCCACACGCGCTGCCCGTGGAAGCAGGCGAGCCTGTGCGACACGGACCGCCCGCAGCTGCGCGAGATCGGCGGCGGTCACCGGGTGGCGTGCCACTACGCGGAGGACATCCGCGACGGGCGCATCCAGCCGCACGAGGTGAAGCCGGAGCTGGTCGAGCTCACCGGGGCGCTGAACCCCGACCTCGGCCCGCCGGACATCGGCACGTCCGCCGAGATCCTCTGA